The Ailuropoda melanoleuca isolate Jingjing chromosome 4, ASM200744v2, whole genome shotgun sequence region ttccaagaaaaaaatagaagaggcacGTTCTACTTTCACAATCTGATCAAAGTATCTCAACATTTGGCTCAGCCTTTGGGCCCTGCAATCGTGGACACTTCTTCAGCCCCAGGAAGATTGGACCTTTAAGAGCTGCCATCCCAGAGAATTTCCTCAGAGCCTCTTTTAcgtctctgttcctcaggctgtagatgaaggggttcagcatgggcgtgaccaccatgtacatcaccgaggccactgcacttgcgtgggagctctggggagcagcagagctaaggtacactcctaggctcgtacaaaaaaataaggaggacaactgagaggtgagatgcacaggtggaaaatgctttatacttgccctgagctgTTGAGATCCCACGTATGGAGAAAACTATTTTAGAGTAAGAGTAAATAATCCCAACGAACGTACCACCTCCTAGCAACATAGCTGCAAAACCCATCACCATGTTATTGAGAAAGGTGTCAGAACATGCAAGTTCTATCATCtgattgagttcacagaaaaagtgggggatgTGGAAGTGTGTACAGAAGGACAGCCGTAACATCATTAAACTTTGTAACAAGGAATTCAGGATGTTCATgatccaggacaccagaaccagCAGTG contains the following coding sequences:
- the LOC100470152 gene encoding LOW QUALITY PROTEIN: olfactory receptor-like protein OLF4 (The sequence of the model RefSeq protein was modified relative to this genomic sequence to represent the inferred CDS: deleted 1 base in 1 codon) translates to MDPGNYTGISEFFLLGISEEPEVQPLIFGLFLSMYLITVFGNLLIILAVSSDSHLRTPMYFFLANLSFVDICFTSTTVPKMLWNIQTQSKVISYEGCLTQIYFFILFLGLDAFLLAVMAYDRLVAICHPLHYMVLMKPQVCALLVLVSWIMNILNSLLQSLMMLRLSFCTHFHIPHFFCELNQMIELACSDTFLNNMVMGFAAMLLGGGTFVGIIYSYSKIVFSIRGISTAQGKYKAFSTCASHLSVVLLFFCTSLGVYLSSAAPQSSHASAVASVMYMVVTPMLNPFIYSLRNRDVKEALRKFSGMAALKGPIFLGLKKCPRLQGPKAEPNVEIL